The Glycine soja cultivar W05 chromosome 3, ASM419377v2, whole genome shotgun sequence genome window below encodes:
- the LOC114406731 gene encoding G-type lectin S-receptor-like serine/threonine-protein kinase SD3-1, with translation MLEKECLFRSPLLLCILVGFLLLPVVSAVIPLGSKLSVVDNNCWVSSNGDFAFGLFNISDEPNQFSAGIRFNSKSIPYDQQTVVWVAGAHDKVSNMSYFQLTPEGELILFDSLKGFIAWRSGTGNRAVASAALRDNGNLVLIDTKQNIIWQSFDTPSDTLLPGQSLSVYETLRATTKNPMSSSYTLYMNPSGQLQLRWDSHVIYWTSESPSSASNLTAFLTNGGALQLQDQSLKAVWSVFGEDHNDSVNYRFLRLDVDGNLRLYSWIEASQSWRSVWQAVENQCKVFATCSQRGVCIFTASGSTDCWCPFEVTESNQCLVPYEQECESGSNMLMYKNTYLYGIYPPDDSVVISSLQQCEQLCLNDTQCTVATFSNNGRPQCSIKKTKYVTGYAVPSLNSISFVKRCSGPFAVNPGLTKSPPPKLPRRLCVPCLMGAASGTFFIFAILQLGIIFIIFRRKNSTMRNVAIAFTSPNAKGLNVFSFSEIKSLTGDLKDQIGPNMFKGVLPNNHLIAVKDLNASIEERKFRSAVMKLGNIHHKNLVKLEGYCCEFNHRFLVYEYVKIGSLHKYINDCTLCKRLTWRKRIEICSSVAKAICYLHTGCREFVSHGNLKCENVMLDENSVAKVCEYGFAIADGEATYRGFSAEKDVGDFGKLALTLFTGCLVHEQLYEWAYTEWMEGRAVNVVDKRLDGVVNSEELERALRISFWCLQMDERRRPSMEEVVRVLDGTLNVDPPPPPFVLHRPLQEDDPQENGSD, from the coding sequence ATGCTTGAAAAGGAGTGTCTTTTTAGATCACCATTGTTGCTATGTATTTTGGTTGGCTTCTTGCTACTTCCTGTTGTGTCAGCTGTGATACCATTGGGTTCAAAACTTTCTGTGGTTGACAATAACTGTTGGGTTTCCTCCAATGGTGATTTTGCATTTGGGCTCTTTAACATTTCAGATGAACCTAATCAGTTTAGTGCTGGCATTCGTTTCAATTCAAAGTCTATACCGTATGACCAACAAACAGTGGTCTGGGTTGCTGGAGCTCATGACAAAGTGAGTAACATGTCCTATTTCCAACTCACACCTGAAGGGGAACTGATCCTGTTTGATTCCTTAAAAGGATTCATTGCATGGAGGAGTGGAACTGGCAACAGAGCTGTTGCTTCAGCTGCTCTTCGTGATAATGGCAATCTTGTTCTGAtagacacaaaacaaaacatcatTTGGCAAAGTTTTGATACTCCATCTGATACACTCCTTCCCGGACAGAGTTTATCTGTTTATGAGACACTTCGGGCTACAACCAAGAACCCCATGTCTAGTTCCTACACTCTTTACATGAATCCTTCTGGTCAATTGCAGCTTCGCTGGGATAGTCATGTCATATATTGGACAAGTGAAAGCCCTTCTTCTGCTTCAAATCTGACTGCATTTCTTACAAATGGTGGAGCTTTGCAACTTCAAGACCAAAGTTTAAAAGCTGTTTGGAGTGTGTTTGGAGAAGACCATAATGATTCTGTGAATTACCGATTTCTTAGGCTAGATGTGGATGGCAATCTCCGCTTGTATTCTTGGATTGAAGCTTCACAATCATGGAGATCAGTCTGGCAAGCTGTTGAGAATCAGTGCAAAGTCTTTGCAACATGCAGTCAGCGTGGTGTCTGTATCTTCACTGCTTCAGGTTCTACTGATTGTTGGTGCCCTTTTGAGGTAACTGAGTCTAACCAATGTTTGGTTCCATATGAACAGGAGTGTGAGTCTGGATCCAATATGCTTATGTACAAAAACACATATCTTTACGGAATTTATCCTCCTGATGATTCAGTTGTCATAAGTAGTTTGCAGCAATGTGAGCAGTTATGTCTGAATGACACGCAGTGTACGGTTGCAACATTTTCCAACAATGGTAGACCACAATGCTCCATAAAGAAAACTAAGTATGTTACTGGCTATGCAGTTCCATCTCTAAACTCGATATCTTTTGTTAAAAGGTGTTCAGGTCCATTTGCTGTAAATCCTGGTCTCACAAAGTCACCTCCACCGAAACTGCCTCGTAGGCTTTGTGTTCCTTGTCTGATGGGAGCAGCCTCAGGAACATTTTTCATCTTTGCTATCCTCCAGCTGGGAATTATTTTCATCATCTTCAGAAGAAAAAACTCCACTATGCGAAATGTTGCTATAGCTTTCACAAGCCCAAATGCAAAAGGCTTAAATGTGTTCTCCTTCTCAGAAATCAAGAGCCTCACTGGGGATCTCAAGGATCAAATTGGGCCAAACATGTTCAAGGGTGTGCTACCGAACAATCACCTGATTGCAGTTAAAGACCTGAATGCATCCATAGAAGAAAGGAAGTTCCGGAGTGCTGTTATGAAGTTGGGCAACATCCACCACAAGAACCTTGTGAAGCTGGAAGGTTATTGTTGCGAGTTTAACCATAGATTTTTGGTGTATGAATATGTCAAAATCGGTTCACTGCATAAATACATAAATGATTGTACCCTTTGCAAGAGGCTAACTTGGAGAAAGAGAATTGAAATATGCTCAAGTGTGGCAAAGGCCATTTGTTATTTGCACACTGGATGTAGGGAGTTCGTGAGCCATGGAAATTTAAAATGTGAGAATGTCATGTTGGATGAAAATTCAGTGGCCAAGGTGTGTGAATATGGGTTTGCAATAGCGGATGGTGAGGCCACATATCGTGGCTTTTCAGCTGAGAAGGATGTGGGGGATTTTGGAAAGTTAGCGTTAACGTTGTTCACAGGGTGTCTAGTTCATGAGCAACTTTATGAGTGGGCTTATACAGAATGGATGGAAGGTAGGGCAGTTAATGTTGTTGATAAAAGACTTGATGGTGTTGTCAATTCAGAGGAACTGGAGCGTGCGTTAAGAATCTCATTCTGGTGCCTTCAAATGGATGAACGTAGAAGACCTTCTATGGAGGAGGTAGTGAGAGTACTAGATGGTACATTGAACGTTGATCCACCACCGCCGCCATTTGTCTTGCACAGGCCGTTACAGGAAGATGATCCACAAGAAAATGGTTCAGATTAA
- the LOC114406732 gene encoding zinc finger CCCH domain-containing protein 30-like, translated as MNHLSLDTEDYSLSSLLELAANNDVSGFKRLIECDPSSIDEVGLWYIRHKESKKMVNEQRTPLMVAATYGSIDVMKLILSLSEADVNLSCGLDKSTALHCAASGGSENAVDAVKLLLEAGADVNSVDVNAHRPGDVIVFPTKLEHVKKTSLEELLQKTDDWSLLRVITTTTSCNACSPPLSTSPEIEIEIEIESPCSARDSKMKSDEVTEKKEYPVAPSLPDIKNSIYSTDEFRMYSFKVRPCSRAYSHDWTECPFVHPGENARRRDPRKFHYSCVPCPEFRKGSCRRGDLCEYAHGVFECWLHPAQYRTRLCKDGTNCARRVCFFAHTNEELRPLYVSTGSAVPSPRSGAPSSAMDFVTAMTMSPSSPSIAWSQPNIPALHLPGSNFHSSRLRSSLNARDISMDDFDLLLPDYDQHQQQQQFLNELSCLSPHAMNSNPMNRSGRMKLLTPSNLDDLFSAESSSPRYADPALASAVFSPTHKSAVFNQFQQHQQSLLAPVNTNFASKNVEHPLLQASLVMSPRNVEPISPMGSRISMLAQREKQQFCSLSFRELGSNSAASAASTTSANSWSKWGSPNGNFDWPVGASDEIGKLRRSSSFELGNNGEEPDLSWVQSLVKESPADVKGKFATTVSNVSAAAAGSSSEGSNMSTQMESVVDHAMLGAWLEQMQLDHLVAQQN; from the coding sequence ATGAATCACTTATCTCTTGACACCGAAGATTATTCTCTGTCAAGCTTGCTGGAGCTTGCAGCCAACAACGATGTTTCGGGTTTCAAAAGACTAATCGAGTGCGATCCTTCCTCCATAGACGAGGTTGGGTTGTGGTATATCCGTCACAAAGAGTCAAAGAAGATGGTCAATGAGCAAAGAACTCCTTTGATGGTTGCTGCTACCTATGGCAGCATTGATGTCATGAAGCTGATTCTTTCTCTATCAGAAGCCGATGTGAACCTCTCTTGTGGCCTTGACAAAAGCACTGCACTTCACTGCGCAGCTTCAGGTGGGTCTGAAAATGCCGTTGATGCTGTGAAACTGCTTCTGGAAGCAGGTGCTGATGTGAATTCCGTTGATGTCAATGCTCACCGACCCGGTGATGTTATTGTTTTCCCTACAAAGCTTGAACATGTGAAAAAAACCAGTCTTGAAGAGCTTCTTCAAAAAACCGATGATTGGAGTCTCCTTAGGGTGatcacaacaacaacctcatgcAATGCTTGTTCACCTCCTTTATCGACCTCACCCGAGATTGAGATTGAGATTGAGATCGAGTCTCCTTGTTCTGCCCGAGATTCGAAGATGAAGTCAGATGAAGTCACTGAAAAGAAAGAGTACCCAGTTGCTCCGTCCCTTCCGGACATCAAGAACAGCATATACTCAACCGATGAATTCCGAATGTATTCGTTCAAGGTTCGACCTTGTTCGCGCGCTTATTCGCACGATTGGACTGAATGCCCCTTTGTTCATCCAGGGGAGAATGCCAGAAGAAGGGACCCGAGAAAGTTTCATTATAGCTGTGTCCCTTGTCCTGAATTTCGAAAGGGTTCTTGCAGGAGAGGGGATTTGTGTGAGTATGCTCATGGGGTTTTTGAATGCTGGTTGCATCCTGCACAATATCGAACCAGGCTTTGCAAGGATGGGACTAATTGTGCAAGAAGAGTTTGCTTCTTTGCCCACACCAATGAAGAGCTTAGACCTCTGTATGTTTCTACTGGCTCTGCTGTTCCTTCTCCTCGTTCGGGCGCGCCTTCTTCTGCTATGGATTTTGTTACAGCCATGACCATGTCGCCTTCCAGTCCTTCAATTGCTTGGTCTCAGCCTAACATCCCAGCATTGCATCTTCCTGGAAGTAATTTTCATTCCAGTAGATTGAGATCTTCACTCAATGCTAGAGATATTTCTATggatgattttgatttgttattACCTGATTATGATCAgcatcagcagcagcaacagTTCCTTAATGAGTTATCATGCCTCTCTCCACATGCTATGAATTCTAATCCCATGAACCGCTCTGGTCGAATGAAACTCTTGACTCCTTCAAATCTTGATGATCTGTTTTCAGCTGAGAGTTCTTCTCCTAGATATGCTGATCCAGCATTGGCTTCAGCTGTGTTTTCTCCAACTCACAAATCAGCTGTCTTCAATCAATTTCAGCAGCACCAGCAAAGCTTGTTGGCACCGGTGAATACTAATTTTGCTTCTAAAAATGTTGAGCATCCTTTGTTGCAGGCCTCATTGGTAATGTCTCCCCGAAATGTGGAACCTATTTCTCCAATGGGATCTAGGATTTCTATGCTAGCGCAACGTGAGAAGCAACAATTTTGCAGCTTAAGCTTCCGGGAACTCGGCTCCAATTCTGCTGCTTCTGCTGCCTCTACTACCTCTGCCAATTCTTGGTCAAAATGGGGGTCACCTAATGGTAATTTTGATTGGCCAGTTGGTGCTTCTGATGAAATAGGTAAGCTAAGAAGGTCATCATCATTTGAGCTTGGGAACAATGGTGAGGAGCCTGATTTATCTTGGGTGCAGTCACTTGTTAAGGAATCACCGGCTGACGTTAAAGGTAAATTTGCAACCACTGTCTCAAATGTTTCAGCAGCAGCAGCTGGATCCTCCAGTGAGGGATCAAACATGAGCACACAAATGGAGTCTGTTGTTGATCATGCTATGCTGGGAGCATGGCTTGAACAGATGCAGCTTGATCATCTTGTGGCTCAGCAAAACTAA
- the LOC114406734 gene encoding dehydration-responsive element-binding protein 2F-like, with amino-acid sequence MDTCKKFPLKPWKKGPTRGKGGPQNASCEYRGVRQRTWGKWVAEIREPKKRTRLWLGSFATAEEAAMAYDEAARRLYGPDAYLNLPHLQPRSTSTTITSSGKFKWFPSKNFISMFPSCGLLNVNAQPSVHLIHQRLQELKRNSVVSQSPPNSSNEPKEETQTVGSKKDGENPPKDDQMLSEEVLGDLQEKPQIDLHEFLQQMGILKEERESERTDSSGSSSTMPEALLRDDNDHHLGVFSDNSVNWEALIDMHGIAGIQESEVTQLEAYDPNDDLTFSTSIWNF; translated from the coding sequence ATGGATACTTGCAAGAAGTTCCCCTTGAAGCCATGGAAGAAAGGGCCAACAAGGGGGAAAGGCGGCCCCCAGAACGCCTCGTGTGAGTACCGAGGCGTTCGGCAGAGAACTTGGGGCAAATGGGTTGCTGAGATAAGAGAGCCAAAGAAGAGAACTAGGCTCTGGCTTGGTTCTTTTGCCACAGCTGAAGAAGCTGCCATGGCTTATGATGAGGCTGCAAGGAGACTCTATGGTCCAGATGCATACCTTAATCTCCCCCACCTTCAACCAAGGTCCACTTCAACTACTATCACATCATCAGGGAAGTTCAAATGGTTCCCTTCCAAGAACTTCATTTCAATGTTCCCTTCCTGTGGATTACTCAATGTAAATGCTCAACCTAGTGTTCATTTAATCCACCAGAGGCTACAGGAGCTTAAGAGAAATTCAGTTGTCAGTCAATCGCCGCCTAATTCATCCAATGAACCAAAGGAAGAAACTCAGACTGTAGGCAGCaaaaaagatggagaaaatCCACCAAAAGATGATCAAATGTTGTCAGAGGAGGTTCTTGGAGATCTTCAGGAGAAACCCCAGATAGACCTCCATGAGTTTCTTCAACAGATGGGAATCCttaaagaagaaagagagtCAGAGAGAACTGATAGCTCAGGAAGTTCATCAACAATGCCTGAAGCTCTGTTGAGAGATGACAATGATCATCATTTGGGAGTGTTTTCTGACAATAGTGTTAACTGGGAGGCATTGATTGATATGCATGGAATTGCAGGTATTCAGGAATCAGAAGTCACTCAGCTTGAAGCATATGACCCAAATGATGATCTTACTTTCTCAACTTCCATTTGGaacttttaa
- the LOC114406735 gene encoding DNA-binding protein SMUBP-2-like isoform X1 → MATGTGSKKKASPLSLEQFISITAPLLDLEKEAEISSSIATGASRNLDTAQKRGSTILNLKCVDVQTGLMGKSLIEFQSTKGDVLPAHKFGTHDVVVLKLNKADLGSPALGQGVVYRLKDSSITIAFDDIPEDGLNSPLRLEKVANEVTYRRMKDALIQLSKGVHKGPASDLIPVLFGERPPTVSKKDVSSTPFNKNLDHSQKEAVSKALSSKNVFLLHGPPGTGKTTTVVEIILQEVKRGSKILACAASNIAVDNIVERLVPHRCVKSFVDTLYSFMMTFSARVKLVRVGHPARLLPQVLDSALDAQVLRGDNSGLANDIRKEMKALNGKLLKTKDRNTRKDIQRELRTLSKEERKRQQLAVTDVLKSADVILTTLIGAFSKKLDSTSFDLVIIDEAAQALEIACWIPILKGSRCILAGDHLQLPPTIQSVEAEKKGLGRTLFERLAEMYGDEITSMLTIQYRMHELIMDWSSKELYNSKIKAHPSVTAHMLYDLEGVKRTNSTEPTLLLIDTAGCDMEEKKDEEDSTFNEGEAEVTVTHAKRLVQSGVLPSDIGIITPYAAQVVLLKMLKNKEDRLKDVEISTVDGFQGREKEAIIISMVRSNSKKEVGFLSDRRRMNVAVTRSRRQCCLVCDTETVSGDGFLKRLIEYFEEHGEYLSASEYQNE, encoded by the exons ATGGCAACGGGAACGGGAAGTAAGAAGAAGGCATCGCCTCTCTCTTTGGAGCAATTCATCTCCATTACCGCTCCTCTTCTTGACTTGGAAAAG GAAGCTGAGATTTCAAGCTCGATCGCCACTGGTGCGTCCAGGAATTTGGATACTGCTCAAAAGAGGGGTTCTACAATCCTCAACTTGAAGTGCGTCGATGTCCag ACAGGGCTTATGGGGAAGTCTCTGATCGAGTTCCAGTCAACAAAAGGAGATGTTCTTCCTGCACACAAG TTTGGTACTCATGATGTTGTTGTTTTAAAACTCAACAAGGCTGATTTAGGTTCTCCTGCTCTTGGACAAGGTGTTGTTTACAGGTTAAAG GACTCATCAATAACCATTGCTTTTGATGATATACCGGAAGACGGTTTAAACAGTCCCCTAAGACTGGAAAAAGTAGCAAATGAG GTGACTTATCGCAGGATGAAAGACGCGTTGATACAGTTGAGTAAAGGAGTGCACAAGGGTCCTGCCTCTGATCTGATTCCTGTCTTGTTTGGGGAGAGGCCACCAACAGTGTCCAAGAAGGATGTATCTTCCACTCCCTTTAATAAAAATCTTGATCACTCCCAG AAAGAAGCAGTTTCAAAAGCTCTATCATCGAAGAATGTGTTCTTGTTGCATGGACCACCTGGAACGGGAAAAACTACAACAGTTGTAGAAATTATATTACAAGAAGTGAAACGTGGATCTAAGATTCTTGCTTGTGCTGCCTCAAATATTGCTGTGGACAACATTGTTGAGCGGCTAGTTCCACATAG GTGTGTAAAATCATTTGTTGATACTTTATACTCATTCATGATGACGTTTTCTGCTAGAGTTAAGCTGGTGAGAGTGGGTCATCCTGCACGTTTATTGCCTCAAGTATTGGACAGTGCGCTGGATGCTCAG GTACTACGAGGAGATAATAGTGGTCTTGCAAATGACATTCGGAAAGAAATGAAG GCATTGAATGGAAAGCTGCTGAAAACCAAAGACAGAAATACTAGAAAGGACATACAAAGGGAACTTAGGACTCTATCCAAAGAAGAACGTAAAAGGCAGCAGCTTGCTGTAACAGATGTACTTAAAAGTGCAGATGTAATATTAACTACTTTGATTGGGGCTTTCTCTAAAAAACTAGACAGCACTTCATTTGATTTGGTGATTATTGATGAAGCTGCTCAAGCACTTGAGATAGCATGCTGGATACCTATACTGAAG GGTTCAAGATGTATACTTGCAGGGGACCATCTTCAACTTCCTCCAACCATTCAAAGTGTTGAAGCCGAGAAGAAAGGCTTAGGAAGAACGCTCTTTGAACGACTTGCAGAAATGTATGGAGATGAAATCACATCAATGCTTACAATCCAGTATCGTATGCATGAACTTATCATGGATTGGTCTTCTAAAGAGCTTTACAACAGTAAG ATCAAGGCTCATCCAAGTGTTACTGCGCATATGTTATATGATCTTGAGGGTGTGAAGCGGACAAATTCTACTGAACCAACCCTCCTTCTCATAGACACAGCTGG ATGTgacatggaagaaaagaaagatgaagaagatagCACCTTTAATGAAGGTGAAGCTGAGGTTACCGTGACTCACGCAAAGAGACTAGTGCAAAGTGGGGTGCTTCCTTCTGATATTGGAATTATTACTCCGTATGCTGCACAG GTTGTTTTACTCAAGATGTTGAAAAACAAGGAGGACCGGCTGAAGGATGTTGAAATCTCAACAGTTGATGGATTCCAGGGAAGGGAGAAGGAAGCCATTATTATATCAATGGTTcgatcaaattcaaaaaaagag GTTGGCTTTCTGAGTGATCGCCGGCGAATGAATGTGGCTGTGACACGGTCCAGAAGGCAATGCTGTCTTGTCTGTGACACAGAGACAGTCAGTGGTGACGGATTTCTAAAGCGATTGATTGAGTATTTTGAGGAGCATGGTGAATATCTAAGTGCATCTGAGTACCAGAATGAGTAG
- the LOC114406735 gene encoding DNA-binding protein SMUBP-2-like isoform X2, whose product MATGTGSKKKASPLSLEQFISITAPLLDLEKEAEISSSIATGASRNLDTAQKRGSTILNLKCVDVQTGLMGKSLIEFQSTKGDVLPAHKFGTHDVVVLKLNKADLGSPALGQGVVYRLKDSSITIAFDDIPEDGLNSPLRLEKVANEVTYRRMKDALIQLSKGVHKGPASDLIPVLFGERPPTVSKKDVSSTPFNKNLDHSQKEAVSKALSSKNVFLLHGPPGTGKTTTVVEIILQEVKRGSKILACAASNIAVDNIVERLVPHRVKLVRVGHPARLLPQVLDSALDAQVLRGDNSGLANDIRKEMKALNGKLLKTKDRNTRKDIQRELRTLSKEERKRQQLAVTDVLKSADVILTTLIGAFSKKLDSTSFDLVIIDEAAQALEIACWIPILKGSRCILAGDHLQLPPTIQSVEAEKKGLGRTLFERLAEMYGDEITSMLTIQYRMHELIMDWSSKELYNSKIKAHPSVTAHMLYDLEGVKRTNSTEPTLLLIDTAGCDMEEKKDEEDSTFNEGEAEVTVTHAKRLVQSGVLPSDIGIITPYAAQVVLLKMLKNKEDRLKDVEISTVDGFQGREKEAIIISMVRSNSKKEVGFLSDRRRMNVAVTRSRRQCCLVCDTETVSGDGFLKRLIEYFEEHGEYLSASEYQNE is encoded by the exons ATGGCAACGGGAACGGGAAGTAAGAAGAAGGCATCGCCTCTCTCTTTGGAGCAATTCATCTCCATTACCGCTCCTCTTCTTGACTTGGAAAAG GAAGCTGAGATTTCAAGCTCGATCGCCACTGGTGCGTCCAGGAATTTGGATACTGCTCAAAAGAGGGGTTCTACAATCCTCAACTTGAAGTGCGTCGATGTCCag ACAGGGCTTATGGGGAAGTCTCTGATCGAGTTCCAGTCAACAAAAGGAGATGTTCTTCCTGCACACAAG TTTGGTACTCATGATGTTGTTGTTTTAAAACTCAACAAGGCTGATTTAGGTTCTCCTGCTCTTGGACAAGGTGTTGTTTACAGGTTAAAG GACTCATCAATAACCATTGCTTTTGATGATATACCGGAAGACGGTTTAAACAGTCCCCTAAGACTGGAAAAAGTAGCAAATGAG GTGACTTATCGCAGGATGAAAGACGCGTTGATACAGTTGAGTAAAGGAGTGCACAAGGGTCCTGCCTCTGATCTGATTCCTGTCTTGTTTGGGGAGAGGCCACCAACAGTGTCCAAGAAGGATGTATCTTCCACTCCCTTTAATAAAAATCTTGATCACTCCCAG AAAGAAGCAGTTTCAAAAGCTCTATCATCGAAGAATGTGTTCTTGTTGCATGGACCACCTGGAACGGGAAAAACTACAACAGTTGTAGAAATTATATTACAAGAAGTGAAACGTGGATCTAAGATTCTTGCTTGTGCTGCCTCAAATATTGCTGTGGACAACATTGTTGAGCGGCTAGTTCCACATAG AGTTAAGCTGGTGAGAGTGGGTCATCCTGCACGTTTATTGCCTCAAGTATTGGACAGTGCGCTGGATGCTCAG GTACTACGAGGAGATAATAGTGGTCTTGCAAATGACATTCGGAAAGAAATGAAG GCATTGAATGGAAAGCTGCTGAAAACCAAAGACAGAAATACTAGAAAGGACATACAAAGGGAACTTAGGACTCTATCCAAAGAAGAACGTAAAAGGCAGCAGCTTGCTGTAACAGATGTACTTAAAAGTGCAGATGTAATATTAACTACTTTGATTGGGGCTTTCTCTAAAAAACTAGACAGCACTTCATTTGATTTGGTGATTATTGATGAAGCTGCTCAAGCACTTGAGATAGCATGCTGGATACCTATACTGAAG GGTTCAAGATGTATACTTGCAGGGGACCATCTTCAACTTCCTCCAACCATTCAAAGTGTTGAAGCCGAGAAGAAAGGCTTAGGAAGAACGCTCTTTGAACGACTTGCAGAAATGTATGGAGATGAAATCACATCAATGCTTACAATCCAGTATCGTATGCATGAACTTATCATGGATTGGTCTTCTAAAGAGCTTTACAACAGTAAG ATCAAGGCTCATCCAAGTGTTACTGCGCATATGTTATATGATCTTGAGGGTGTGAAGCGGACAAATTCTACTGAACCAACCCTCCTTCTCATAGACACAGCTGG ATGTgacatggaagaaaagaaagatgaagaagatagCACCTTTAATGAAGGTGAAGCTGAGGTTACCGTGACTCACGCAAAGAGACTAGTGCAAAGTGGGGTGCTTCCTTCTGATATTGGAATTATTACTCCGTATGCTGCACAG GTTGTTTTACTCAAGATGTTGAAAAACAAGGAGGACCGGCTGAAGGATGTTGAAATCTCAACAGTTGATGGATTCCAGGGAAGGGAGAAGGAAGCCATTATTATATCAATGGTTcgatcaaattcaaaaaaagag GTTGGCTTTCTGAGTGATCGCCGGCGAATGAATGTGGCTGTGACACGGTCCAGAAGGCAATGCTGTCTTGTCTGTGACACAGAGACAGTCAGTGGTGACGGATTTCTAAAGCGATTGATTGAGTATTTTGAGGAGCATGGTGAATATCTAAGTGCATCTGAGTACCAGAATGAGTAG